One genomic window of Rissa tridactyla isolate bRisTri1 unplaced genomic scaffold, bRisTri1.patW.cur.20221130 scaffold_29, whole genome shotgun sequence includes the following:
- the LOC128903381 gene encoding olfactory receptor 14C36-like: protein LLAFADTRELQLLHFGLFLGIYLAALLANGLIITTIACDRRLHTAMYFFLLNLSVLDLGSISTIVPKSMANSLWDTRDISYAGCAAQLFFYMFFLTAEFCLLTIMAYDRYVAICKPLHYGTLLGSRACVHMAAAAWGSGFLNALLHTANTFSLPLCQGNALDQFFCEIPQILKLSC from the coding sequence ctcctggcattcgcagacacacgggagctgcagctcttgcacttcgggctcttcctgggcatctacctggctgccctcctggccaacggcctcatcatcaccaccatcgcctgtgaccgcCGCCTCCACACcgccatgtacttcttcctcctcaacctctctgttcttgacctgggctccatctccaccattgtccccaaatccatggccaattccctctgggacaccagggacatctcctatgcaggatgtgctgctcagctcttcttttatatgttctttctcacagcagagttctgtcttcttaccattatggcctatgaccgctacgtggccatctgcaaacccctgcactacgggaccctcctgggcagcagagcttgtgtccacatggcagcagctgcctggggcagtgggtttctcaatgctctcctgcacacggccaatacattttccctgcccctctgccagggcaatgccctggaccagttcttctgtgaaatcccccagatcctcaagctctcctgc